In the genome of Pempheris klunzingeri isolate RE-2024b chromosome 3, fPemKlu1.hap1, whole genome shotgun sequence, one region contains:
- the LOC139198695 gene encoding serine hydrolase-like protein: MMQALKRVRHLRSTTVKAGFNYIGSSADVFSQMRQALKGVRHLRSTTMTQAVSELSVPVPWGEIRGKVWGPDHGYPVLCLHGWADNCGTFNTLIPLLPKECRYVAVDLAGHGRSSHRASGVLYSFPSYVMDVRRVVDALQWRRFSIIGHSMGGNVAGMFSALYPEMVDAVVMLDSYGFLPTDLGEIPKSMRQGMDETIQFEKKKQEMKRRVYTYEKAVERLLTANHSLSEQSVHILLERGLDQVEGGVAFSRDIRINLKNIARITLEQSLEMQSRIQAPVLVLLAEDGLNKFFDEPDRKKFQISLQAYRNRNHTVTELPGKHHFHLNNPDVVAPPVSDFLQAKVLSQSARLAEEHTSKL; this comes from the exons ATGATGCAAGCTTTGAAAAGAGTCAGACACCTGCGGTCCACCACAGTGAAAGCAG GTTTTAATTACATCGGTAGTTCAGCGGACGTCTTCTCTCAGATGAGACAAGCCTTGAAAGGAGTCAGACACCTGAGGTCCACTACGATGACACAAGCAG TTTCAGAGCTCTCTGTGCCGGTGCCATGGGGAGAGATCAGAGGTAAAGTCTGGGGTCCTGATCACGGCTATCCTGTGCTGTGCCTGCACGGCTGGGCTGACAACTGTGGGACATTCAACACCCTCATCCCCCTTCTACCCAAAG AGTGCAGATATGTGGCGGTGGATCTGGCGGGTCACGGTCGGTCATCGCATCGTGCTTCTGGAGTTCTCTACTCCTTCCCTTCATATGTGATGGATGTGCGCAGAGTCGTTGACG CTCTGCAGTGGAGGAGATTCTCCATCATAGGCCACAGCATGG GTGGTAATGTTGCTGGTATG TTCAGTGCACTGTATCCTGAGATGGTGGACGCTGTCGTAATGCTGGACTCCTACGGATTCTTACCCACAGATCTG GGAGAAATTCCTAAATCGATGAGGCAGGGGATGGATGAGACGattcagtttgaaaaaaagaagcaagagatgaagagaagagtTTACACTTATGAAAAGGCAGTAGAGAG aCTGTTGACTGCAAACCATTCACTGTCTGAACAGTCTGTGCACATCCTCTTAGAGCGAGGTCTAGATCAAGTTGAAGGAG GAGTGGCGTTCTCCCGAGACATTCGTATTAATCTG AAAAACATAGCGCGCATCACCTTGGAGCAGAGCCTAGAGATGCAATCGAGGATTCAAGCCCCTGTTCTAGTTCTTCT GGCAGAGGACGGTTTGAACAAATTCTTTGATGAACCGGATCGAAAGAAATTCCAAATATCCCTCCAGGCCTACAGGAACAGAAAT CACACGGTGACGGAACTACCAGGCAAACATCACTTCCATCTGAATAATCCTGATGTCGTCGCTCCACCTGTGTCCGACTTCCTGCAGGCCAAAGTGCTCTCACAGTCAGCCAGACTGGCAGAGGAACACACCTCTAAGTTATAA
- the mb gene encoding myoglobin: MADFDLVLKHWGPVEADYPANGSLVLTRLFTEHPETQKLFPKFVGIAQSDLAANEGVSAHGATVLKKLGELLKAKGNHAAIIKPMANSHATKHKIAINNFKLITEVIIKVMEEKAGLDATGQQALRNVMALVIADIEANYKELGFSG; this comes from the exons ATGGCTGACTTTGACCTGGTTCTGAAGCACTGGGGTCCAGTGGAGGCTGACTATCCCGCCAATGGGAGCCTGGTTCTGACCCG TTTATTCACAGAGCACCCAGAAACCCAGAAGCTGTTCCCCAAGTTTGTTGGCATCGCCCAGAGCGACCTGGCTGCTAACGAAGGCGTGTCCGCCCACGGTGCCACTGTGCTGAAGAAACTCGGTGAGCTGCTGAAGGCCAAAGGCAACCACGCTGCCATCATCAAGCCTATGGCCAACAGCCACGCCACAAAGCACAAGATCGCCATTAACAACTTCAAG CTGATTACAGAGGTTATTATTAAAGTCATGGAGGAGAAGGCGGGACTCGACGCCACTGGGCAGCAAGCCTTGAGGAACGTGATGGCCCTTGTCATTGCTGACATTGAGGCCAACTACAAAGAGCTGGGCTTCAGCGGCTGA
- the pane1 gene encoding centromere protein M, which produces MSMLKPFSKLPGLNTANILLVESEEQFQQSLADALVEETAVTVNVRLAKSLPLPMENEESRPRIDLVVFIINLTSELSFQSAEDSLKYLDPGYFLGKVCFMVTNARNASVPPERLDAIRKLAASLHCPMLFAEDQTPDGVISATERLLTILKVAAGLVPMATALYLSNLTRCTVPPDIDQPSFD; this is translated from the exons ATGTCAATGCTGAAGCCATTCAGTAAGCTGCCTGGTTTGAACACAGCGAATATCTTG CTGGTGGAGAGTGAGGAGCAGTTTCAGCAGAGTTTAGCAGACGCTCTGGTGGAGGAGACCGCTGTGACCGTCAATGT GAGACTAGCCAAGAGTCTGCCTCTGCCCATGGAGAATGAGGAGAGTCGTCCAAGGATAGACCTGGTGGTGTTTATCATCAATCTGACCTCAGAGCTCAG TTTCCAGTCAGCAGAAGACTCCCTAAAATATCTGGACCCTGGATATTTCCTTGGAAAAGTCTGCTTCATGGTCACTAATG CTCGTAACGCTTCAGTCCCCCCAGAGCGCCTGGACGCTATCAGAAAGCTGGCTGCATCACTCCACTGCCCCATGCTGTTTGCTGAGGATCAG ACACCAGATGGTGTGATCAGTGCCACAGAAAGGTTGCTGACCATCCTGAAGGTGGCGGCCGGCCTCGTCCCCATGGCCACTGCTCTCTACCTGTCCAACCTGACTCGCTGCACTGTGCCCCCAGACATCGACCAGCCAAGCTTTGATTAA